CTCTGCcgcaacccctttagtcccggtcggtgtctggaaccaggactaaaggtccctTTTGAACCGGGACTGATGTCTACCGAGCCCCGGCCGGCGTCCTaaccgctcgaaccgggactaatactcacattagtcccggttcgtaacgcGACTGGGACTGTTGCTCTGATACGGCTAGAATCaacgccctattttctactagtaatAGCATAGAAATAATGTTGCCGTCGATACAAAAATATTCCTATCAATACGATAAAAATTATTTTCCCCTTGCACCATAAAAGGATGATTCGATAAATAATAATGCTCATAAAGGATGTTTATATCGGTAAACAATAATCCTTCCATGCCACCTAAGCATGTTGGGCTGCACAAAATTGTATCTCCAATAACAATTATTTTCCTATATTTGTTTGTTGGAAGCAAATCACAACTTTCCAGAATTTGTTTTTGATAATAAACGATATTTGGCATGATTTATGGGAAACGATTTTTCACTAACAGTCTAGTACTGTCATTCTAATGCAAACGTTCAATCTAGGAAGCATTCGATTAGGAAGCAAATCAGCAGACGTTTTAACCGGAGGCAATTACAGGAACAATTAATTAACGACCCAAACCAACAAACATGGGCCATATTAGCATAAGCAATTACATGAGCAATTAATTAACGACCCAACGAGCGAACCATGCATCGGCCATATTAGCAGATTGGCCGACTATTGTGCTTCTAATCCTACGGTGGCGACTAGTCTGATGGGAAGCAAGGTATCAGTAGTATGATCGCTAGTGCTGCCCAAAGTTAACGATATTTTCTCGTACTAGCATCcagtttaatacttgcatgcatgcagtCATAATGACAGTCTAATCAGTTTCCTATTTCTTTTTTCATACATGCGGCGTATTAACTTTTCAGTAAACAAAAAGAAAAATTGGTTTACAAAGCAAGGCATTAAATTTTTACCTtagtacctgtaatatgagtttgtggactTGGTTTACAAAGAAAAATAGAGGGAGTAAGTCTGTATGATCATAGAAGCAAAAGGAATATCCCAACTTGTGTGTTCTTGCATAGTAGGTTAAATTGGAAATCACACAAAGTCGGATAGAAACAAGGATGGGGAAACATGCATTATTTACAAATGTCATTGGttcccatataaaagtccaaacatATAACTACTATGAGAATCCATGAACTTCTCAACTTGCAAACTCATCGTCCAATTCCTTCAAGTAGACCTAATTGACCAAAACAACTGAAAAGTTAGTAAAAAGGGAAGGAGGTTAAGGTTAGACAATGATAATAGATTATGTATGATAGGGGGATGAAGTGCGGAAGTAGATGCTATGTAAGTGCTGGTGGCCATCAACAAATCGCAAACCAACACACTAAACATGTATAGAAAGCTACAAACTAGTAACCTAAAGCATTCCCCTTAGATATGACAGTTCATGGTCAGATATCAAGACTCAAAATGTAGAAAGAACTTGGTTGACAAAATGTGGTCTTATCATTCTTTGAATCTGCAAACACAGCAAGGTGTGTGGTAGACTAGTATTGTTTCTGTGATCATCCAAGAACTTCCCTATGAAAACTAATATTGATGCACAAAACTACAGACCAACTTGTAAAAGTGGAGTACACATTTCAGAGGCCCATATACCGGGCAAGGCAACAAAAGTAGAGTCTTTCATAAGCCATCTAAGACATACTATACATACCCAAAAGCACTATATCAAATTAATTTTATAAACGCTCTAGCATCCCTGTAATCAACTAGTTTTGTAGAAATGAAAATTTTAGCCAACAGTTattcttttcatgtttacaactaaCTGCAATGCAGGACACAAAATTATGGCGGGCAGAATCATACGAAAACAGAAGCTTCACGATTGTACCAGCCATGTGGCTGCTACACAacaaaagggcttataaataaactTTAAAAATACTCAATTCAAATTTTCAACAAATGCTGacaataatatgaacaaattacccGCTCCCATCTGAATCTTCGAATCTCAGTATATCACACCCTCATGATTTGGCATTCATTTGTAGTAGGAACTTTGTCTGATAATGTAGACCTGCATCATTTACATAACAACGGGTATATCAAAGGGCCGGTGTAATATGATTGAGCTTCAATGAAATAATTATAGTACTTTGTTTGGGCTTTACGCCTAANNNNNNNNNNNNNNNNNNNNNNNNNNNNNNNNNNNNNNNNNNNNNNNNNNNNNNNNNNNNNNNNNNNNNNNNNNNNNNNNNNNNNNNNNNNNNNNNNNNNNNNNNNNNNNNNNNNNNNNNNGATTAATCATAATAATTTAATATAAATTATAAACAAGAAATAAGAATATAAATGGCTTATTCTCATTTGATATGAATTTCAGGAATCAAAATAATAgatgatgaaggtgttgccggcgcATATCCTAATTCTGTGAAGTGCACAACCATTCTCACTAGAGGACATATATAGGGTTCCATATATAGCTAGACACATAATAAGAAATAAGAAACTCACATAGAACTTGTTCCACACGACCCACTCGAACACCAAGCAATCACCATCAACCAGGTTGTGCTCCAAGGCGAACTTTCTCCATCCGGCGCTGAGGCCCGTCTTAAGCGCGAGGTAGAGCGTTTCATACTCGTCACCCTCCTCGTCCTCCAAAGTGATTCTATGATCACTCTCTAGGAGATACAGCCGGCAGAACTGCGTCGGGAGGCCCTGTCAGCAATCCAAACCAACGCCCCTCAATCATCAGACAGATCGACGAAGACGGTTTCAACTTTCAATAAGGGAAGGGAGTGAAGTGAGTAATGCAAGAGTGAGTGGGGGCTTAATTACGAGCCAGAAGCCTCCAGTGACATGAGACTGTTTCATGGGCTTCACAAAGCTGGGGTTGCCGCCGGGCACCAGCTTACGCAGCAGCTCTTGGGCCTTGGAGTTGGCATGGAGTCTGGCCTCGTCTGTGGCGTACACTCGATTAATCAAGTCACTCCTCGTGCTGCTCGCCCTCCTCCTTGAAAACAATCATCAATCAAATCAAATGCTGCGGTGCATGGAGAGGAATGATGGGGGTACGTTCCTCCTCCTAATCTTCTTCTTCTCTACCAAGGTTGGGTAGTCATCCTAGATACATAGTACATTACACCAAGTTAATCCTAGATACATACATTTTTGGGTATTAAAGATCGCGTACGTACCTCGTAGCAGTACTTGGGCTGCTTGGGGAGGCTGGCAACACGGCCGGACTGCCGGACCGCGGCGACCCGCGGCACCCGCTTCTGCTTCACGGACTGCCGGACCGGCGAGGGCTTGGGGCCGGCGGCCTCCCTGACGGCTGCGGAGAGCTGGTGCAGGTGCAGCTCCTCCAGCTTGCGATTGTTCTCCTCTATCTGCCTCCGGCGCTGCTCCTCGTACGCGATCGCTCCGGCCATTTCTTCTGTTGTTGGGGAGACGAACGCAACAGAATGAACGGGAGGAGATGAGATGCGGCGGCCGGCCTATAAATTGGGCGACCGAGATTCAAAAGCTCAAACGTTCGAAATCGCTTGCGCTTTCTCAGGGATTCTGTTGATGTGATCAGCACGCTTCATTTACGGCCAAGCAAGTTTGGTAGGGCCCGGCATTCGTGGCATAATTCCATAAACAAATCCCGCATATACAAACTCTAACGTACTCTTTCCATTTTATATTTTAGAAGAAGAACATAGAAGGCGTATCGGCCGTTTTTCCAAATCCACGGTTTCCATAATAAACTGATTCGTAACCTAACACGGAAATAGGAAACTCATGTACGTAGAAAGGGGCCACTCACACAGAAACAGGAACAGGATGGATCTTATCCAAATAAGAAAATCCACACAACACAAACATAATTTTCCATCTAAAAAACACACAAACATAATTTTCCTACAATTAATTGTATTTAAAAAATGCTTCCGTAGTTTTAAAAAGTTCTCATGTATTTCAAAACATATCCATGCATTTAATAAAATATTCATGTAGTTTATTAAAAGTGTTCACATACTTATTATTAAAAAATATTAGTATGGTTTTAGAAAAGCTTCTGCCGTTATAGAATGTTCATGTGTTTGTCAAATGTAGTTTACATTTTTTTTTCAAAGAACAAATAAACTAAAGAAAAAATGGGAAAAAacttaaaataaaaatagaaagatGAAAAAATTAGAGAAAAGGGAATCAGAAAAAAAAGGTAAAAATAAAATATAGActaatagatgaactagggttcacCCAGTGCCAAAAACTGCATCAAAACAAAAGTTGTTTGACTAAAAGTAATTGGAGGGGTCGAAAGAGCTTACCTCCCCGACGTGGAGGCATCTCGATCAGCCAAAACGATGAAGAAACGGAGGAGATCAAGGGGGATTGGAGGGTCGAAGGAGCTTACCTCCCTCGACGTGGAGGCATCTCGATTAGGACAGCTTGCCCAACCTTTAGAATCTTTTTCCCATGAGGAACTCCTCCCACCACTCCTTGCTGAAGGATATGTGTTTCAAGCGTTTGTCTGTTCCCGTCTTGTATGCAGCAGTGCTGACAAAACAAGCTTCTGAGGTAACTTCTGGGATGCCGTCATGGATGAAGAACAAAAAGAGCACTGATGTCAGCCACCACCACATGGGTTTTGatggaaaaaaggaaaagaaaaagaactatgaaaacaCTCCATCACATTTTTGGTAATGTTACCTCCTTGCTGGTGTTCGATCCATATGCATGATGGTGGTGTGATACATCGTGTTCATTATCTCTGAACAAATAGTTGATCTGTTCATTTTTCTCCTTAGATGTTATTCTTTGTTTTGTTACTCATACAAGCATGCTCTACTAAGAGATTATGAATATGCATGAGATGCTCGAGTAGGGCGTTTCGGTGCTCAGACTCATCTGCACCCGGTTATAAAAAAattgtaaaaaattcaaaaaccattcaaaaaatttcaaaaaaaaatgtgtgcggtagacaatttgatgtgtgaggcccgctccaaatttcaagtcatttggacatctgaggagCCCTCGGCAAAAAAGAAAAATCGAGCCAAAACAgtacatgaacaataaacatttttacagaccccaAATTTGTCCTTTTCGCTGAGAGCTCCTTAGATGTCCAAATGATGTGAAAATTGGAGCGGACaacacgcatcaaattgtctagcGCACAAAAAAACTTGAATTTTTgaattttctagtatttgtttcgaTTTGATTTTTTCATCAGCTCGGGTGTAGAGATGGATTTTCGTGAGATGCTCTCCAATCTGTATGCGAGGTAAATAATTTAAGTGGACTGCCATCCTTCATCTCTTCGTTTTTTAAGAGCTGTGTATTTAGGGCGTAAGATTACTTGATTCATGTTTATGTATCATTCATGCCATGGTATTGTTTTGATGTATGCGGCGCAGTTTAGTCTCATGAAGACGGTCGTGACGAACCTCTCGTGATGCCGTGAGGCGATGATAATGGCTCGATGACGTCGAGGACACCAATATCGAATAAAACTTTTCCCCATGATCTACCTTAAGAAAAAAATGCGTTGGAAGCTGGGGTAGTGCTACTCTGCTCGATCTTCCATCTCCCACTTTGGATATTCTTTGACATCATCTCACAGGGGACTTTGTGCATGTATTGGCTTCAATTTCCAAATTGTACAGTTGTCAGTGAGGTAAAATTTCACCATGCAGATGACTATGCATTGGCTCCTCTATGTTTTGTGTTGTTCTTCAGCGAAAATTATTGCACTTGACTAGTAGAGTTGTGGTGGTATGTAAATGCCAACACGACTTTGTTAATCAAGTTGATCGAATTTCTGCATTTGTTGCACCTTTTTCTCTAAACCATTTTGATCATTTTTTTCGAAGAATAGAACTAACACAATTCAATTATCAGGTCTTTGAGTCTCAATTAGCAAGGAGGAAATGTTCTTCATGCCTCAAGCATTGTTAGGTTCTGACAATGACAATATGTTTTACAGTGTAAATGGCCCTTGGGTCGCTACAAATTTGTTTTGAGATTTGTACTTTTGCTAATATTGTGTTTTAAAatgaatactactccctctgtcctataATATGAGATCGTTTTGCAAGCTAAAACAGCttgcaaaacgttcttatattatgggacagagggagtatttttttagAGTTTTCATTGTCAGTATAGATCTTTTCTTAGATTCTTCAACGTTTCATAGTAAGATTCCTGAAATTGCTTTGCACAGTGATGACAGTGTGGTTGCTTTGAGAACAATTGCCATGTCATCGGCAGTTTGAAATTAATGATTGCCACCTCTTAATTGTATGGCTATATTTGTGTGCCAACCGACGGGTGCGCCATATTCAAGGACAGCGATGAGGTAGACGGGTGCGCCAGAGCTGACGCGGTCCGCGTAGCGGTCCTTCTGGAGATATCGCCCAATGCAACCGACGGGAAACTAGAGTCCAGCCTTCGTGGATCAGATCACCGCCTTCTTCCGCTCGCCGCTCTTCCTCCCAGACATCTCCCCTCCTTCTCTGGTGAACTTGAATCTCTCGAAATGTGGGTGGCTGCACTGATGAATGTGAAACGAGGGCACCACTTTTATACCAGGGGGTGCCCCGCAGTAAGGGGCGCGATTCGCATGACATGCGGTCGCCACCGTAGGATCTGGGAGGGCGGAACGGCAGGGATCGACTCGGAGGGGCACGATCCGCGGGAGGGGGTGTGATCCGTGTGACCATCCTTCTCCACCGTCTGATCTGGAAGGTGCAAGCGGCTAGGATCGGCTCGACGGGTGCAATCCAGGTCACCAACGGTCTTTGCCATTGGGTCTGGAAGATTCGTGTGGCTACGATTAGCTCGGTGGCGGTGATCAGTAGGAGGACCAGATAGACCTATCAAGATTTGAGAATCTTCTGTCCTCGCTTTGTTTCATTTTTTTTCCTTTAATGTCGGAACTGGATTTGGAAATTGGGGAGGGGGGAGGTTAGACTCTTTTTCTATCTAAAGATTTCTTTTGTTATTTTTGGCAATCCCTTTTTGtttttggtatgattggctggaaaAATCCAAGCATTTCTCACACCAATGAAGAAAATCAAGCATGTCATGAAGCACTCAATAAgaaaaggcatcccgtgaagaagatcaagaaggacAAGGTCTCAAAATACATAAGCATCTAGGGGTGACTACAAGGAGGTCAATAAGAACGATTTTGTTTCCATGCGCATTGCCAATCCATATACTAAAGACAGGAATAATAAGTAAATCCTCACTTTTGGAATAGG
The Triticum dicoccoides isolate Atlit2015 ecotype Zavitan chromosome 3A, WEW_v2.0, whole genome shotgun sequence genome window above contains:
- the LOC119273725 gene encoding LOW QUALITY PROTEIN: B3 domain-containing protein Os06g0194400-like (The sequence of the model RefSeq protein was modified relative to this genomic sequence to represent the inferred CDS: substituted 3 bases at 3 genomic stop codons); amino-acid sequence: MAGAIAYEEQRRRQIEENNRKLEELHLHQLSAAVREAAGPKPSPVRQSVKQKRVPRVAAVRQSGRVASLPKQPKYCYEDDYPTLVEKKKIRRRNVPPSFLSMHRSIXFDXXLFSRRRASSTRSDLINRVYATDEARLHANSKAQELLRKLVPGGNPSFVKPMKQSHVTGGFWLGLPTQFCRLYLLESDHRITLEDEEGDEYETLYLALKTGLSAGWRKFALEHNLVDGDCLVFEWVVWNKFYVYIIRQSSYYK